From the genome of Pseudomonas sp. gcc21, one region includes:
- a CDS encoding amidohydrolase gives MFVFQPAEEGSSLVRPGEGRSWGAELMLEEGLFEQNKPEAIFAVHVMPGESGSLSWRTGASLASSDMLEINVTGQQGHGGMPWNTVDSIVTSAQIITGLQPVVSRKANLTKSPAVVTIGSIHGGSGPNIVPERVEMTGTIRTYDEDVRAQVGRDIKTSAEKIAESAGATAEVSITPMYPTTVNDADLVESMAPVLEQVAESGTSEGQLQGASEDFAFYAQEVPGFYFFLGVTPPDQDPAEAAPNHNPEFFVHEDALVVGARAMASMAAAYLYKANR, from the coding sequence ATGTTTGTTTTTCAACCCGCTGAAGAAGGCTCCAGCCTGGTCAGACCTGGTGAAGGCAGGAGCTGGGGGGCCGAGCTGATGCTCGAGGAAGGTCTGTTCGAGCAGAACAAACCTGAGGCAATTTTCGCTGTACACGTCATGCCCGGTGAGTCCGGATCGCTCAGTTGGCGTACCGGAGCAAGCCTGGCGAGTAGCGACATGCTTGAGATCAACGTAACCGGGCAACAGGGCCACGGGGGCATGCCCTGGAACACTGTGGATTCGATTGTGACATCGGCACAGATCATCACGGGTCTGCAGCCGGTGGTCAGTCGCAAAGCCAATCTCACCAAATCACCAGCGGTGGTGACCATAGGCTCGATCCATGGCGGATCAGGACCCAATATCGTGCCCGAGCGAGTCGAGATGACCGGCACCATCCGCACCTATGACGAAGACGTGCGCGCGCAGGTCGGGCGGGATATCAAAACCAGCGCGGAGAAGATTGCCGAGAGTGCCGGTGCCACCGCTGAGGTCTCGATTACACCCATGTATCCCACTACCGTGAATGACGCAGACCTGGTTGAATCCATGGCGCCTGTCCTCGAGCAAGTTGCCGAGAGCGGCACCAGCGAAGGGCAGCTGCAAGGTGCCTCTGAGGATTTTGCCTTCTATGCGCAAGAGGTGCCCGGGTTTTATTTTTTCCTTGGGGTGACGCCACCGGACCAGGATCCAGCCGAGGCTGCACCCAACCACAATCCCGAGTTTTTCGTGCATGAAGATGCGCTGGTGGTGGGCGCTCGGGCCATGGCATCAATGGCAGCAGCGTATCTGTATAAAGCCAACCGCTGA